Within Halobacterium jilantaiense, the genomic segment GTGCTGACGGCCGGCACGCTGGTGAGCGTGCTGTCGACGCTCGCGTTCGCCGTCGTCGAGTCGTGGCGTGGCGGCTCAGACGCGGACGCCGACGCCGCCTGACTCAGGCGTCCCGCTCGACGACGAACTCCGCGAGGTACTCCAGGTAGTCTTTGGCTTCGCCCGCCGGCAGGTCGAGGTCAGCGAGCGCAGCGAGCGCGCGGTCCGACTCTTCGCGCGCCAATCCGTTCAGTTCCTCGGGTGACCGGTCGGTGACGCGCACGATGCTCGGCCGGTCCATCTCCTCGTCGATGCCCGCCGGCTTCCCGAGCGCCTCGCTGTCGGCGGTCGCGTCCAGCACGTCGTCCCGAATCTGGAAGGCGACTCCGACGCGTTCGGCGTACTCGCCGAGGGTCTCGACGGTGCGTCCGTCGGCGTCCGCGGCGATAGCGCCGAGCTCTGCGGCCGCGCGGAACAGCGCGCCGGTCTTCCGTCGCGCGAGCTCCATGTACTCTCGCTCGTTCTCCGGCCGGTCGACGAGTTCGATGGCTTCGCCCTCGCCGAGTTCCACCAGCGAGTCCGTGACACACTCCATCGCCCGGGGGTCCCGGGAGAACAGCGCGAACGCCTCGCCGAGCAGGCCGTCGGAGGCGACCAGCCCCGGCCCGTAGCCGTACTCCGCCCACGCGCTCGCCGAGCCCCGGCGGACCTCTGACTGGTCGATGATGTCGTCGACGACCAGCGAGGCGTTGTGGACGAGCTCGATGCCGACGGCGTAGTCCAGAGCGTCCTCGCCGTCCGCCGCCAGCACCGGCTGCTGGCTCGCGTCGGCGTCGTCGCCGCCCTCCCAGACGTCGCCCCCGGCGGCCTCGCAGACGAGGACGGTGAGCGTCGGTCGGACGCGCTTCCCGCCCGCGAGCACCACGTGTTCGAGCTGGTCGCCGAGTTCGGTCGGCTCGACGGTGCCGACCGCCTCGGCGATGCGGTCCTCGATGGCGGCCCGGCGCGCCTCGACGTACTCCATCACACCCGATTCGGGGTTTCCCGGTCAAGTACCTGACGGGACACGCTGGTTCCGCCGGTGGTTGCCCTCACATTCATCGACCACGAGCACGAAGTACCGCGTATGGCGAACCGTTCGACCCGCCGCTACGTGCTGTCGGTCGCCGGCAGCGCAGCCGTCGTTCTCGCCGCCGGTTGCAGCGACCTCGGCGGGTACACCGGTGGTGGCGACGGAGGCGACACCGCCCCGAAATCGACCACGAACACTGGCGAGAACTCGGACGAAGCGACCGAGGAGAACCCGGTGGTCGGCGACGCCGAGCAGGTCGGGGACCTCGCGCTGTCCAGCCCGGCGTTCGACGACGGCCAGCCCATCCCCCGGACGTACGGGCGGGACGACGCCGACGTCAATCCGCCGCTGTCAGTCTCCGGTGTGCCCGACGGCGCGGAGACGCTCGTGCTCGTCGTCGACGACCCCGACGCCGTCGAACCGGCCGGCGAGGTGTGGCTGCACTGGCTCGTCTGGAACGTGCCCGCGACGCGGACCGAGATACCCGAGGACTGGACCCCCGAGCAGGCCACAGAGGGGGTCAACGACTTCGGCGAGCGCGGGTACGGCGGGCCCGCGCCGCCGGACGGGGAACACAAGTACCGCTTCAAACTGTACGCGCTCGACACCAGCCTCGACATCCCCACGGACGCCTCGAAGCGCGATGTCGGTGACGCCATGCGGGACCACGTGCTCGCGTCGACCCAACTGGTGGGGATGTACGCGCCCTAGAAGTCTGTGACCTCGGCCTGCACGCGGCCGTCCTCGACACCGTCGGCCCGGGACTCACCGAGCAGGTCCGCGAGTTCGTCGCGTGTCACGTCGTCGCTCTCGTAGAGGTAGGCTATCTCGGGCAGCGACAGCGACTCCCCGGAATCGACCTTTTCCCGGAGGTGGTCGGCGTCGAGCGCGTGGAACGTCACGTCGTAGTCGATTGTGGCGGCTCGGTCGTTGCCCGCCTCCGCGAGGTTCACGCCCTCTCGGAGCACTGTCTCGAAATCCAGGTCGGTCTCCTCGACGCCGCGGTAGAGGAACGCCAGCGTCGACACGAACGCGTCGAACGCCTCCGTGCCGTCGGCGTCGCTCGCGCGCTTCCCGAACACCAGTTCGCGGTCCCGGTCTTCGAGGTGTTCGACCAGCAGTTCGAAGTCCAGCAGGGCGTCGTAGACGCGTTCCCTGATGCGCGCTCGGGCGTTCCGTTCGGCCTGTACGCTGGACAGGTCGCGCTCGCCACGCAGGTACTCGCGGTCCGCCGGCGACAGCACGCCCCGACCGCGCTCTCCCGACCCTGGCATAACTAGTTCTGGATTACGATTACAAAAACAGAAATATATAGATAACTCAATTCCGATTATTTTTCCGATTCACCGGGGCAACGCTTATCGGTGTGTTCCGGCTGGCGGTTGGCACGAGCGAGCCCGGCCCCGGCCGGCCGCCACCCCACCATGACCCAGCAGACCACCACCGACGACACGACCCGACGTGTACAGCCACCCCGCGACCCCGCCGTCTCGGTGGTCGCCGACCCGGACGTCCTCACGACGGCGCTCGACGCGCTCGGCGCCATCGTCGACGAGTGTGTCCTCGCCGTCGGCGAAGACGGCGTCAGCGTCGAGGCGATGGACCCCGCGACCGTCGCGATGGTCTCCCTGGACCTCGACGCCGACGCCTTCGACGCCTTCGACGTCGACACGGACCGACGCCTCGGCGTTCCACTGGAGCGCCTTCGGGACGTCGTCGGCATCGCCGACGCGGGCCAGCCGGTCGAACTCGCGTTCGACGCCGAGACCCGCCACCTCCACGTGCAGGTCGGCGAGCTCGCCTACTCGCTCGCGCTCGTCGACCCCGAGGCCATCCGGTCGCCGCCGGACCGCGTCGATCTGGCCGACCAGTACGCGTCGTCGGCAACACTAGACGGTGCCAGCCTCGCCCGCGCCGTCGACGCCGCCGACATGGTCGCCGACCACCTCGCGCTCGGAGCCGAGGACGACCACCTCCACGTCCGCGCCGACGGCGACACCGACTCGGTCGAAATCGAGTTCCCGGCGGCGGACTGCGCAGCACTCGACGCCCCAGAGCCCGTCGAGTCACTGTTCTCGCTGCAGTACCTCGCGTCGGTCACCAGTGCCACGCCCGGCGACCGACCCGTCGACCTCCGGTTCGGTGACGAAGCACCCATCGAGGCCGCCTTCGACGTCGCCGACGGCGACGGCCGCGTCGCGTTCGTCGTCTCCCCGCGGATGACGCGCGCCTGAGCAGGCGCTGCTCGGCTGGAAAAACGAGAGAACGGTGTTCCGTACGCCTCAGATGCTCGGCGGTTCGCCGCCGAACTCCTGCGAGTACCTTTTTCGGCCTCGGGTGCGCTCCGCGCACCGCTCGGCGCAAAAAGCTACGCTAAAAACTCCTCGCCCTCGCAGTGCTCACGGTTTCACCGTTCGCGTCTTCCGAGGTCCTCCGGACCTCGCCGCTCGGGCGAGTGAACCGCGGCCTGCGGCCGCGGATGCAATCTTCCTCAGACGCTCGGCGGTTCGCCGCCGAACTCCTCGATGAGCGCGGGCACGACGTCGAAGA encodes:
- a CDS encoding polyprenyl synthetase family protein, which produces MEYVEARRAAIEDRIAEAVGTVEPTELGDQLEHVVLAGGKRVRPTLTVLVCEAAGGDVWEGGDDADASQQPVLAADGEDALDYAVGIELVHNASLVVDDIIDQSEVRRGSASAWAEYGYGPGLVASDGLLGEAFALFSRDPRAMECVTDSLVELGEGEAIELVDRPENEREYMELARRKTGALFRAAAELGAIAADADGRTVETLGEYAERVGVAFQIRDDVLDATADSEALGKPAGIDEEMDRPSIVRVTDRSPEELNGLAREESDRALAALADLDLPAGEAKDYLEYLAEFVVERDA
- a CDS encoding YbhB/YbcL family Raf kinase inhibitor-like protein, coding for MANRSTRRYVLSVAGSAAVVLAAGCSDLGGYTGGGDGGDTAPKSTTNTGENSDEATEENPVVGDAEQVGDLALSSPAFDDGQPIPRTYGRDDADVNPPLSVSGVPDGAETLVLVVDDPDAVEPAGEVWLHWLVWNVPATRTEIPEDWTPEQATEGVNDFGERGYGGPAPPDGEHKYRFKLYALDTSLDIPTDASKRDVGDAMRDHVLASTQLVGMYAP
- a CDS encoding DNA polymerase sliding clamp → MTQQTTTDDTTRRVQPPRDPAVSVVADPDVLTTALDALGAIVDECVLAVGEDGVSVEAMDPATVAMVSLDLDADAFDAFDVDTDRRLGVPLERLRDVVGIADAGQPVELAFDAETRHLHVQVGELAYSLALVDPEAIRSPPDRVDLADQYASSATLDGASLARAVDAADMVADHLALGAEDDHLHVRADGDTDSVEIEFPAADCAALDAPEPVESLFSLQYLASVTSATPGDRPVDLRFGDEAPIEAAFDVADGDGRVAFVVSPRMTRA